The Scomber scombrus chromosome 19, fScoSco1.1, whole genome shotgun sequence DNA window AAACCACTGTCACCATCCactgtctgtttgctttcacGACCAAGCTTGTGGGTGCAGAGAAGACGAGAGGCGGACTCAGAAAGATGCTCTCATCTCAGTTACCATCGGCATGCGGCAGGGTGAACATGCATGAGACAGCAGCCCGCAGAGCAACTGTGACAGGGTAATTCCACTGCCTGAGGTCATTAAACCCTAAAATGAGTGCTGGGATTAGGCCTGGCAGTTGCCCGGCCTCtcactgtgcatgtgtatgtgtgcgtgggACTATTTTGAAGGACTTGGATGACGATGGCGAGATACTTTCTTACATTGGGAGAATCGGAGAGGGCAGCCATTGGCTAATGGCTAATCAAGCAGGGTGGAACACAGGCCAGATGTCTTACACACACAGGCCACAATCTGTGCGGTCACAATTGCCACACACAGGCCAGAATACACACAATCAGGGGGCAAGAAGGGGTACTGTAAAGAGGAATGAGgagatgcttttaaaaatatttaaatatacgTAGGATAATGCAGATGCACATTTCAAGCATGCGCATTCCCTCACAAACACCATCATCCCATTTTTAAGGGGGAGGAAGGCTATGTGTCCACACAGCAAGCCATTGTTTTATAAGATTATATCCAGGAAGTCTGCTGGGCCAAGGAAGTGTCTCTTTAACAAGACAGTGAGCTGcaggagagagtgagtgagtgtgtgcatgaagGACTGGGAGAGAGCGAAAGCGGTTTGAAGAGGAGAGGCAGGTTTTGTCAGTGTGCTTGCTGAACTAAGGCATCTGGAAAACATCACGGGGACTCCAGCATCCAtgtgctgagagagagagagagaaagggtaagggtggaggaagaggagaggatcGGTGAGGGGAAAAGTGGAAGTCATCCCCCACTCCCCTCACCTCCCCTCACCACCCCTCCCCTGGATTGAGGAAAGCTGCTATTATCATTCCAATAATGTGAGCTCAAGCCCTCGTCTGACACGTAACAATGAAATATCACGCAAACGCCATTAGGTAAATAAACAACTCTTGCAtcttcaaattaaacaaaacacaagcaagtACACAAGCAAGCTGATGAAAATGCTCCCTCCTCTTCACAAATACTCTGCCCTGCCCTCTACTGGTCACAACACTCAAGTGCAACTGAAAAATCTGTCGGAATTGGTGAGACTTATTCTCTACCCAGTGTGGTCACGGGCGCATAGTGCCAGGCTAATGATGTAGGGGAATTATGAGCATTGACAGGTGCTTTATGGGCAGTGTGATGCATTTCTTCTCAGGATGAGAGTTGTTTCCTTGCCTGGGGTGCTAACTTACAATGCACATACTTTGCCAGTGCATCACTGTAACTTAACACTTAGTGTGTAGAtatacatgaatgtgtgtgtgtgtgtgtgtgtgtgtgtgtgtgtgtgtgtgtgtgtgtgtgtgtgtgtgtgtgtgtgtgtgtgtgtgtgtgtgtgtgtgtgtgtgtgtgtgtgtgtgtgtgtgtctgtgctgcagtaaCACTGGGGGCCTAGGGTGAGTAGGAAACCGCAGAACAACAACAACGGGGCCCCCGTGCAAAGCCAAAAGAGGTGGGTGCAAGGCCACTGCAGAGGTAGGATGGTagtaaaacacacacgcacgcatacacacaaacaagtaCAGGATTAGCAATGTGACATCAGCACATGGCTAGGCCTCCAAACAGCACACCCATTCTGACCAGAAGGCCAGTAATGACATCATGAATACCACCACTGCTGTGAGtcaggcaacacacacacacacacacacacacacacacacacacacacacacacacacacacacacacacacacacacacacacacacacacacacacacacacacacacacacacacacacacacacacacacacacacacacgtgcaagAGTGTCTGACAGAGTGAGTAAGTGTAAGTGTATGTGTACTGTTTGCAGAGGAAGGACTGATTACTAGTGCTGCTTAAAGATAACACTACTACTATCTCGATATAATCTTCTTCAATAGATCCGCTGCTGCACTTGAGCAGGAAACCATCATAGCTCACAACTTAAGTGCCACCCAGAAataaaagagacacacagaaagaaacagcaAAACTCCCTTCCGACATCTCTCTGAAACTCCAGTATTCTCTATCAAGCAGGATTATACCAATCTAATAACTACTGCATTCTGTATCAGTAAAAGATGCTGTGACAATGTCCCTCGGAATTGAAGTTTATTCAACTGTTGCATCGTATCTTTTTAGTCTTAAGAAACAACTCAGTGACTAAGATGTGAATGTAAATGAACACATgggaaagaaacacaaaaagagacatttgacAAAAAGACAACACATGCACGTGCAGCAACCTGATAAATATTGAAGTCATCAAATTATTAAACTGGACATTTAAATCTTGAAATATCACAGGATATTTGTTTTAACAGTGCCTCATGGATAATCTCGTACTTAACTGAAACTAGGCTGTGAtgacttttaaaacattagATTATATTTGCCATTAGACACTTATTGTCTCTTATCATTGCAGTCGGAGTGGTTATAAATTCAGACTTTATAACTGGATTATTCATTAACGCCATCAGCTATCACATACCACTAACCAGACAGTCACTGAGCCAAGAAGGAACTTAACACGCTTTACTGCCAAAAGAAGAAATTGCAGAGCGCTCGAATGGTTGctgcgcatgccacataaccGCAACGACCATGGTTCGATTCCAgccagggacctttgttgcatgtcacacccatctctctctctctctctctctctctctctctttctctctctccccttggtTCCTGTCTATATCTTCACTGCCCAATGTCCAATTAatgcaaaaatgccaaacaaatcttaaaaaataaacaaataaaaaacaagcatgtttTGTGTTCGAGATTAACACTTCTGTCTCTAATGCACTCTGCTGAAGTTAATCAAGGAACTATTTATCTGGGGTGTGTGGTGTGGCAGCGTAGTGTGGGTTTCTAAGTGTGTACGTCACTGAGGTTTGGAGTAGGTGATTTATGAGAGGTGAACACTTAAGAGATTTAGAGATCatttgtgtgcaagtgtgtgtgtgtgtgtgtgtgtgtgtgtgtgtgtgtgtgtgtgtgtgtgtgtgtgtgtgtgtgtgtgtgtctgtatgtgtgtgtgtgtatgcgtgtgtgtgtgtgtctgtatgtgtgtggctaTCACATCTATACCTGGAAAGTGGGGACAGTTTAGGGAAGTGAGGATATTTTGGCCAGTCCTCACTTTCTGACACACCTTCAAAGGCTACAGACTTGGTTTTAGGGTTAGAATTGGATTAaggttcagtttagggtaaTGCATTTAGTTGTGATTGTTAAGGTTATAATTAGGCGctagggaatgcattatgtcaatgaaTGTCAGATAGTTAtacaaacctgtgtgtgtgtgtgtgtgtgtgtgtgtgtgtgtgtgtgtgtgtgtgtgtgtgtgtgtgtgtgtgtgtgtgtgtgtgtgtgtgtgtgtgtgtgtccaagcACTCCTGCTtactcaaacaaacacatgcaacacTGAAGCCAAGGTGAAATTCCTCTGCAGACAAAAACCTAAGCTTTGTAAATGGTAGAGGAttaatcatcattcattataagACTCGGCAGACATGAAACCCCAAAGGTCTGGTCtattataatgtttttgttagTGAAGAACAAACACTACACAGAGATTAAGGCCCAAATCTACTTCCtgtatttaaccctttacatgcaCGTGTCCTGCAAACATCTGGTTTCTGAATGTAACTCCGGCACAAAACATCCTTTGATTGGACAGCAAAAGCCAATATGTCTGAAACAAAAAACTCTGTAGATGCTGTGTTAGTGAATGCATCTACAGACCATTGACTGTGATACCTGCAGTTATAAAGGTTAATTATTTTATACGCAAACTACAAAAAGTACactacaatataaatattaataaaactaaatatatttattttatgaaaaaataaagctattttaaaaatctgacacTCAAAGTCAGGCTGCAACAGGAAAGAGACACTGTATATTGCTCTGTTGTACCAGAAGTACAGTGCAGTACCTGAATGAACACTGTGTATAGTAGGTAGTTGGAGTTGCGTGAGGACTGGAGATTTTTGCAGATTTTGCAGACTTTTAGCCAGTAATATTCAGAGTGAGGGAAAAAGGCAGGAGAGGATGTGAGGTGCCATGTAAGtaggtgtgtatatgtgtggacGTGAATGCATGTGGTCATACGCGGTCACGGTATTGGACAGAAGAGAGGTCTGTTGGACGGAGATGGAGAGTGCCTTTGGAAACTGTTAAAgcaaaagaaataaacagtgaaaagaGAAATGGCAGCAAAGGCCTGAACTCCTGGTGCCCTGGCATTTCTCTTTATGATGGATGAGCCTAGGGATCCTAGAATAGGGAGATGTGGGGTTTGGCCACTTTAATATCCAACAATACATCGTTGTAAAAGCAAAATTATGTCTTTCACATCCTAGCCTTCCGGGAAAAGCCGTCTGATTGCAGCAGAGTTCCCATTAAAACAAAAGGGGCCATGGGACTGGTAAGAATGCAGTCTGAACCTTGGAGATGTCAAAAAAGAGCTTGGGCATtgtgagaggaggaaaaagtgaaaaatcaaAATAAGGTTCCAACTACACAAATTTGTAAAGTctgtttattctgtgtgtgtatctgtgttccCTTGTTAAAATGGCTCCTTATGTAATTAACATACAGAATAAACAACTAGTGGAATGTATTGTGCTGCATACTGTTTACTTCAAATCTTCAGTCTTCCAAGTAATCTAAATATCACAGCCATGATTTAATAATTACTAATGATTCGGTGCCAGGAGACACAGCAGTATATTCTCAGCCTACGCCAACCACCCACATTTACGGGGAAAACTAGTATTTTGTGAATTATGCGTATGTACATCTTTTTTTGGGGTGGAGCTATTATGCTTTTGATTACTTTCagtcataaatataatttacaatGTTTGATGTTCATAATTAACATAGCtcaagtgtcaaataatgaggaaaATGTATGCAGAAGTTATCCCTGTAAGCAAAAAGGCCCAGCTTCAGACTGATCTTAAATCTCgtattccatttttttttttttttaaacaactttcaGCCCAAATTGATGTCAGCTCGTGACGTATTTCCTAATATGGTTATTTGCTCCTCACACGGTGCAAGTTTGCATTACcgcatttttccattgttttggagGTAGTCACACCAAGCAACAACTCAGTTGGCACACAGTGactgtttttccattacacacacacacaactaaaattagtagtttacctgttgggGTGTTGCTGATCAGCTCTTCGTCAAAAATCATTGTCACTGCTTGCACTATTCCTTTAGTTTTTACTGCTGCCAATGAAGCTCCACTAATTCGGTCAGGTAcatgtttaatttcctgtaaattatTCACAATAACGTAtccttttatttagttatttaaaagcttttaatatgaagcacttatgcaggaaatgttgggtttgcattgTTGTAACTTAACACAACTCTGATATGACTGTCCCTTGGCAGGCTTCCAAAAAGCTGGCCAGTCAGGACAGAGTGGTCTCATCAGAAGAGCTAAGACTGCCTGTTAGAAACAGAGACTGaactgcataaagggccagtataagataaataagaagttcttttttaaaatgttaatcacACAAAGCTACTCTAatggagtcccagaataaaacatttagatcTGGAAAagagcataataggtcccctttaaactCCATCCGGCACAAACAACATGAGAGCAAGTCCAATATTTTTATGCATCATACATTACTATTTTCTGGTGGGTGATTTTTGCCTTATTGTTATTtaccttatttatcttattgttACCCTATTATTACCTTTATTGGGCAGAATCATACAAAAGAGGAAACCACACAAAGCAAATGTGGAGCACCTGACTCAACCCCAAGAAGCTGCAACTCCATTGTACATATGTATTTACCAGAATGGCTCTAAAAACCCATAATAAACAGTATATCTGAGAGTGTGACAAATTCTCAGatgttctgttttaattaatcattcagctgttttatattgttatagTACTTGGCATCAATATACATTACCTCATCTGAAAGATCTGTTGTTTCTCTCCATTCATTATCTGGCCTATTCATCTTCTTACTGTGTGCCTCACCTGACCTTACTGGGTTGATTAGAGGCTACTGTTGAGATTTGTCATGTGTTGAAAAGTCTGAATGTAAGTAATGTAACACCTGGACTTTGAGTGGTGTCAGATCTCCCTGTCATGTGGCAGTCATGCAAATGAGTGTCTGCACTTCCTCTTAGCAGCCAGACCGAGACCATCAGGTTTCTGTTGGAGCCGTGtcaaaaaaaacctcatcatTGAGTCATCATTTGGAGACAAACAGTGATGGCAAGGGTTAGGAGGCTGACAAATGCACACTAGGATCATTCTTGGAAAAACTGATGAAAGGAAATTACAAAGAGTGGCTACTACAAAATAGAACTGTTTTAGAGATTGATACAGAAATGAGATAGTCTACCACATCAAAGTAATTTGTGTGTCTAGTATCAGGCTTATTGTACTCTGAGTAATTCATGGACATACCACAGGCAGAATTTTatcaatgtacagtatgtcatatGTTTGTTATCATTGAACAATGCTTTTCATATGAAAGAATCAGACAGTGCTTGCTGTAAAACTTGCCTAAATTCTGTCTGTTTTAAGGCCTTGATACAGCGGAAGCTGGAGAACACACAACAAAGGGCTAAAAGAATATCCACCAAAGCCTCAGTTTGGGCTTCTAGCGCCAGTCAAAGCAATATCTGGAAACACTTTTTATCctccaacaacaaaaacatgcagcatcCCAGATATCAGGCCCAGCATAGCTGCATCAACCACACTACCCGCTATGGTCAGGCCTTAGAGAAGAGGCTTATACAGAAATTCAGCTATGGCTAAACGCATCAGCCCAGGGGCTACATAGCATGACAACACAACTAGCAAAGCCCAACCTTGGTCAGACGGCAGGTCTTGTGAGGTCATTCCCACATACCGTAGAAAACACCCTGATCGTCTACTAGCATGAAAGCTGTTTTGTGGTTGAAGGTGGAAGAAGGAGGGGGGTTCTCAGAAGAGAGATGttcaaaaatgttctgtttcaGTCTTGAGTAAATGTTATGATAATTTCATTTGCGTGAGTAATTGTGTCTGGTCTTTCAGACTGTTCTGGCCTTGGAGTGCAGAGCTGGAGAACAAGAGAGGATCAGGCGGCACGCCTATTGCTTATTGGATCAATTTGAAAGGAATGGATGAGTAGTGAAAGATACCATTTGTCCATTTCCTTCACACCCTGCTTGTTTAAATTTAACAAACAAGAGGAAAGCATTGAGACAAAAGGATCCAGAGCCATGTCCTCCTTTTTGCTGGAACAAAAGACTTGGCTGTAATATGAAAGCAGAGGGTGCATTGGTGATTTTAATTTACTCTCTGTGTGACACAGGGACACATGTTGAAGATTAAATAGTTGAATAGCAAAAAAGATCTTTGCAAACCAAAGGACATCAGAAAAGGTGTGATCACAAGTAGCAATTACTGCATGTGAAAACacataaatctatttttatcccactatttttttaacaaagacaaatcccatacagaagaaaaaagttgcTGCTCTGATACAATTTCTAGCCCTGTATTGCTATAACATTCCTAAGGCAAAGACAACATGCTGGAGGCATGAGAATTAGAAATGCAACAACTTATCTCCCTTGTGCAACCCGGCGTGCCTGTACATACATGTCTGTGCGCGATAGTGTGTTTTGAATATATAGAGAAGCTGTAAGCCTCCAGTCAGGCAGAAGGGCCTGTAGAGTGGGCTGGATTTGGGGGCTTTAGACAAGCTAACAGCAGGCAGGAAATCGGGAAATCAGCAGAGCAGAGGGACAATGACATGGAGATTAGAGATCAGTTAACCCGCACCTCTGGGTAGCTGACCCTTTTTGTTCACTGACTATGACTTCCTTTTTTTACATAAGCTCACACATGATGAAACCACACActttcagacacaaacacaacctgTTGTACACTCACTAACCTATTCAAACACAACCTCCCGCATCATTCCCCTCtctcaaacacattcacacaccatacAGCAGTTAAAATGAGTTGTACGCTATAGTTTCTCCTGCGGTTCAATCTTTCTCAGTATCGCAGGAATTAAATCAGCAGCTCCTACCCTGCGAAGACTCTCCCTCTGGTAATGGGTGCAGCCAAACATCCAGCAGGATTTACTTTAACACTTACAACTAAAAGGCCAGTTCACATCACAATCAGGATGATATCATCTGATGGCTGGCAACCATTTTAAAGTGGAGTGAGTGCAAATATAAACTACGCAAAGccttagggggaaaaaaatatagaaagctTCCACCTGGATGTCTTGACGCTCTTGTACTCTGACCTCACCAGCCTTATCTCTTGGGCAAAGAAGACTTTCAACGACAATATACCTGGAGTGTTCTGCAGTGCAAATGGGAGTATACACTGGGAAGGATTAGCAACGTAAGGATCAAATGTCCAAGGACTGAGAACAATCACCTAGGCAGCAGTAGTGACAAAGGTAAGACAATCTCTTTGCAGTTAGGATGTTGTATCTTTAATATGTCAATTTAGTAGATAAGTGGATTTGGTTTTGTCACTGAGGAAAAGACTATATGAACTtactctgtttctgtctcaaGGCTGTAAAACGAGGTATTCTCTGTTACCGTTGAACAAGCCCCATCATGTCAAGGAAGGGCATGTGAGGGTGTGCAGGTATGAGACGCAGCCTACTCTCCTGACAGAGACGTGTGTGCAAGTGTGGGATTCAAATATCCGGTATTTTCTCAGGAAGACAGGTAAGAACTAAGTAATCAATCTTTATCTATTCTAGTGTTCATTATTCTACTAGATAGGCAACTTCAAGAAAAACCTTCAGATCAATTACTTTTATACGTAGCTTAGTCTTTTCATTCGACAGATTGATCATTTGTGGCAGTATTTAGAAGGataatgttgaaatgtttttggCCAATCTGTTTTAATGGGtttctttaatttttacttGGCAATGGAGTGTTTCCTGTATTTGATAATCATGGCTGAAATCCTACGACGACTCCTTGGCCAAACTGACATGTTTGGAAAGGAATGCTGTTGTGTCCACGCTCTCCAATCTCCCGCTGCTACTAAAGTGCCGATAAAACCTTTACAGGCCAACAAAACCTGTTTGCTGTAGTGGCTTACAAATTTACAGAGTGAGTGTTTCAAGTCACGAACACAGATCTAATGTGGGCAAAGCTGTTTGGGAGACCGTAAAATCACAGACACTGAACAGATTATCTAATTGGCATGCCAACGTTGATGAACTGACTTACTCAATAAAATGATTACAGGTCACGGAATGCAAaaagggttgttgtttttttaaaacaaactttgacAAGTGTTACtgtgttgtttcattttaaccAAGAGGTTTCTTTTTAAGTTTTGTTGGtagaagtgatttttttaataatataatatcctCATACTATATTTGAAAATGGATAGCTTatttgttaaatgttatttatggaACAAAAATCTTCACATCCAGAGTCACTACATAACCcgcacaataaaataaacagattgcATCTCAACTATTTGTATTTCTATGAATATCATTAACATGTGCTCCAAAATCAAGTTATCAACATAATTTCTGACAGAAACTGTCCTAAATACTCACATTTTACCTAAACAAAATGTGAAGAGATGTTATGTACATATATGCAGGGTAACAAATGGCAGCGTGGTATCTGCATATTTGTTGCATTGTTTACTGGAAGACTTAACTAGACTTCATTTGGATGACACAGAGCAGACCACACCTGCATTTATGGGAAAAAAACTGGGatttgaaaagtaaatatttagaGATGAAAGCTTCAAAGCATTGTTGGAACATCCTTCTGCTGCCAAATAATACTGAATTTCATTAAACCAAAATCAAATGGAGCAGGTGCAATCTCTACAGTCCTGTCCAATCCAATTCAGAAACAATCCAATACTTACATCTGGCATTTAATTACATGACAAGTCCAAGCACAGACCTGCTCTATATTCTAGCAAGATAAGAGAGAAACTTTAGCCatcaaaaattgattaataaaaaagtgttgtgttataaaaaatttaaaaaaattcaaaggaaATTTGGTATTAGATGTACATTTGTTAAATAATAagtgtctcttttttcttttcttttgttgcagatggcattatgtttttaatattcacCACTTCCTAAGGATTATAATCAAACAAAGGAGGAAATACAAAAGGATACAAAGACTTTTGAGGATAatataaaaagaacatttaatcCTATATTAAAAAGATCTGCCAAGATGCCACTTCGGACATCCTTGTACAGAAAACCATCCTCTGCTCGTTGGTCCAGCAGAAACTCAAAACGCAGAGAGGTGCTGTCTGTCAATATGATCAGTCTACCACTGGCTGATTTCCGCCACATCTCACATATTGGAAACGATGCTCATGCAGACAGCTTTGGAGACCTGTCCTTCCTAAAGATGGGCCACAGTCTGCTTCTGCAAAGCTCCCAGAGTGAGCAGAACCTCTTTCTGGCCTGCACTCCACCACCCAAACCCCCTCGTCTGAATTTGGATGAGGCAGATGGTTCAGAGAGTCCTGACTGGTCAGTGGGCCATCAGCACAATGCCtcacagaagaggaagaaatgcAGTTCTATGCCACTGCTCGATGACAACGGAGATATGGAAAAGGAGGATGGGTACCAAAGAGGGAATCAGACTCACAGCTTTGGACGGGGCAGCCTGAGTTCAGACAGGGATGGAGACTCCACTGTAACCTGTGACAAACCTGCTGGACAGCAAAGGGAGGAGGACAGTGGTTTTTCCTTTAGCCTTGACCTGGGTCCTTCAATCCTGGATGATGTTCTCCAGGTGATGGACAAACTccaacaataaatattatagTTACTAGGCTTTACTAAGAGATTGGAATATAGAGAAGAGATCTAACTCCAAACCTTCTTGGGGACACACTTCTGATTTTATGGACAAACCAGTATCCTAGAGAGTCATTGTCCAAATGTATCTGGAGATATCTGTTCATATGATCCCTGGGTACCAAGCAGTTATGAGTGACTTGTGGAGAGACCTTGTAGCAACTACGTCTTGATTGAGGTAAACTACTACACTGAAAAGACTGAAACACAGGATGAACAATATTATCTTTCTTCAGCATTTcagtaaaaacactttttaaatcagATACCATGGAAACCTTCTAAGATGAACAGCAAGCAAAGTTATTATTGTCCGTAGATTCACCCCTTGAAGAGACACAATGATTACGCTAATAACTGAACTCTGTCTGATGTCAAACTTCAAGCTGGACATTTTCACCTTATTTTACTTTCATCCTTTGCTATTGTAATCCCCCAAaccacacagcacagcactgaAGACGGCTGTTAAGACTTAAAAGTGTTGTGTTTAAGAAAAGGAAAGCTGCGGCTGGAATCCAAGGTCCTCGAGCTGTGATGTCTTGGCTCTTGGCGTGCTTGCCAATCTATTGTGTGCAAAGGGCAATTTTTCCTCCGCACGCATCCCAGAGGCCCCACTCAAAGGTAGACCAAGGTACCCCCCATCTCTCATTCCCAACAAtgcagtgaaaacaaacacttaGCTCTGCTTCCAATAAAAGCCAGCCAGTGGTGGCAGGTTGGGCTGCAGACCAAGCCAGGCCACAGGTCCAAGAcctcagaaagaaaaaaaaaaaagccagagcAGGCTGTTTTCTTAGCTGCAAATCAGAGTCCAATACTCTGGTGAGTGGCGCACGAGAGGGAGAGTGGTAAAGGGTAACATGATACTTCCACATACGCAGGGGGTGTCGAGGGAAGAGGACCAGAGACATCTATTACTGCAGGAAAAGTCCTGATGAGGCTTTAAACACTACCTTCTGATCAAATAGATCCCCGACACATGTAAAATACATGCTTGCATCTCACATACACTTGCCCACAAGTAAAGAGAAACAGAATTAAGCACATTTGGTTAAACTAAGATTTGTGCATAGTACTCCTGACAGTCCAGGTCTATTTTCCTCAGGtctgaggagagagaagagagttaAGACAGAGCTTCAGTCTGTGTCTTAGTAGGGGGTTGGTAGGAAAGGCTGTGGGGCAAACCCAGAACCAGTCAAATTCCTAAATGCCCCAAGGGTCATGCTTCAAAATACAGGAACCACAAGTGTCCCGCTTCTAGCAATAGATTTAGAAATTCTATGCATGTCCAAACAGAAACAGCCATGTCTGTGGGTACATCTACACTGTATATCTGTTGTGGTATGTCTTATTTTAAACTAGATCATTGCCCCTGTTTCTTGTATATTTCATGACAATAACAGATTGTGAAAACAAGATTTGCATTGaaaattgtactgtattgtattgttttgtattttgggaaagtaaagaaaaatatcttTCAAATTCCAAGATTGATGGTTTTGTGAATACCGCTCATGTCAACATTTTAGAGAGTTCACAAGATTGTTTACACACCCTGAAGGACTGAAATTTATTTGGCATTTTAACTGTCAGAAGCCACTGTGGAGGCAACAGGCCTTGTGTGTCACTTATAGCTAAGAGTTTCTAAATAAATTATAGCCTTGGACTATCCAACACAACAAGCAGCACAATATTATTTCAAGGTGGAGAGACACACAAGCCTAAATTAGACAGGCATGCCAAGCAGGGTTTTGCGTAGAACCGCAAATattgtattacagtaaagtagacTTTGAAGCAACTGCAGGATTTGTTAGGTATGCACTATCCTGAGGCACACCTGTGTCACAAAGAGGTGACATTCAATGAGTAAGTAGAGTGAGGGTGTACCAGAAATTTGTATTCAGTCTTATCTATAGAAGCTACTTTTTTATGATAAGTGGGAAAGAGAGCCTTTAAGTAATACAGACTTTACACTAGGCAGCGTTTCCCTTTGTTAATGAACAAAGTCTTATTTGTTCACAAGAGAAGGAAGCATTGTGTAATGCCAGACAGACATTGTGCAAACAAATTATTGAGAAAGAACATGAGGTTAGACCACTTTAaccaattaaaaacagaatttaaaaaaacaaataccacACATATACCACAATAAATACCAAATATTGGTGTTTCTTGTACTTTAACCTGATTTGATAAAGAAAATCACCCACAAATG harbors:
- the LOC134001192 gene encoding cdc42 effector protein 3-like, with product MPLRTSLYRKPSSARWSSRNSKRREVLSVNMISLPLADFRHISHIGNDAHADSFGDLSFLKMGHSLLLQSSQSEQNLFLACTPPPKPPRLNLDEADGSESPDWSVGHQHNASQKRKKCSSMPLLDDNGDMEKEDGYQRGNQTHSFGRGSLSSDRDGDSTVTCDKPAGQQREEDSGFSFSLDLGPSILDDVLQVMDKLQQ